cATACTGGTGTAACtattaattgatatatatatatatgtaaacaatATTTAACCATGTTACTCAAATTAAGTTCTTGAGTATTTTGATTTCTGTATACTATGAATGCTAATAAAATCAATGAACATCGAAGTCATGAACTCatagaggaggaggagaataCGAATTAAGTTATATATGATAAACATTACTAACAATCCTTTGAGAGAACCATTTCTGATTTGAAGAGTGAAACGAGTGATTGTTACTCATTTTACACATGTATAGTACGTATAAGCTTCCTTCTCTTGAGTAATTTACTCGATACAAGTCACTTGTTCTCATTCCCTAACATTCGCAATGgagtaatataataatttaaaaggtTATTTACATAATTGTATATCAAAGTATTCAGACCAATAagctatatatttacataattgtATAACGTGAGCAATCGAAACCATCTGTCCCTCACGTCACAATTGTGAATATAAACTTTCTAATTAAAACGAAAACAAATGGTAAAAAAGCTATGAATGCTTTTTCTTAGGATATTGGGAGATGAATTTGCGTAGAGTTTGTGAAGATTTGAAAAAGTTATGTGGattgtgaaaatttatatacattgacTTATGAAATTTGATCATAACTTGTTTAGATTGATatagattttcatgaatttgtattacctcttttttatcatttttttgtaaaatattttctaaatcatatagcatgattatttactttttgctttcaaattaaaaaaaaaaatactgatacatacaaaattgaacaattttcttaaatatcaattttaaaagattttgtcacaaaaagagcattaaaaaaaagaaaatggccaaaataagtttcattaaaaatgtaaaaaactaTTTTACCCCTTACGGTATAGATGtataagtaataaaaaataaaaaataaaaagttgtttttatatatttttttttctaattcgaatatttttataatttttctatttaaaaaagtattttttcaaattttctttttgaaattcgaaaatgttttttgaaacttttttttttaaatattttaatattattaagatttgtaaatgtaattattattatttatattaaaaatataatattttaaaaaatgtaaaagtatataaatgtaatgaattatagttttgaacatataatttgaatttaaggtgcaatagatatttggtaagaataattattttgtttttagtatttttatcacaagaattttgaaaatcacatggatacatatgatattttgaaagttgagtcttatgagtaaaaatgaatagaattcatctcccaataacactagatttaattagaattagagaatcaataataactaaactttttgaataacaaaatatttgaatggattttgaaaattcttaaaccaataaTAATGGATTCtattaagatttttgaaatccaagaagcaataacaatggattcttaaaattcacaaactctACACAAATTCATCTTCCAATAACCCTTTGtatttttatcacaaattttttgaaaatcacatggatacatatgatattttataagttaagtcttatgagtaaaaatgaatagaattcatctcccaataacactagatttagttagaattagaaaatcaataataactaaactttttgaataacaagatatttgaatggattttaaaaattcttaaaccaataaTAATGTATTCTATTAAGACTTTTGAAATCCAAAAAGCAATAACAATGAATTCTTAAAAGTCACAAACTCTACACAAATTCATTTCAGGAATATTTACTCGAGAACTCATTCGCATGCAAAATTTTGAACGTGTGATTGTTCTAATTAAATCTGACTGCTACAAAAGGAAAAATGAGATGGGAACACGACTTTTTGTCCACCACCGTCCCTTCCTGTGGATGTACTGGCGTGAGCATGACGCAACCGGATATAACTCGAATTTCCACAAGTCTCCTGTCCTAGGATGTACTGGCGTGAGCATGACGCAACCGGATGTACTGGCGTGAGCATGACGCAACCGGATATAACTCGAATTTCCACAAGTCTCCTGTCCTAGGATGTACTGGCGTGAGCATGACGCAACCGGATATAACTCGAATTTCGAGCAACAGAGCCCATTCTACAGTTCCTTCAGGGATCAGTAGTTTAGGATCATTACCAACGCACCATAGGACAGAAGGAGAGATACTTTCATCTCCAAATCTAAAGGCTTTCTCTTTCAACGAACTAAAGAACGCAACTAAGAACTTTCGTCCTGATAGTGTACTAGGAGAAGGAGATTTTGGTTGTGTATTCAAAGGATGGATTGATGAAACAACTCTCACTGCTTCACGACCTGGTTCAGGTATCGCTGTTGCTATTAAGAATCTTAAGCCTGACGGTTTTCAAGGTCGTAAAGATTGGTTGGTAAGTAAGCCCCGGTTCATATTCTCCCTTGCCCTGATTGATTAATGTGTCTTTTTTGCTTGCTGACgttgagattttttatttattttcagactGAAGTAAACAATCTTGGTCAACTTAGTCATCCAAATCTTGTATTACTAATTGGATACTGCACCGAAGGCGAAAACCTGCTTCTTGTACATGAGTTCATGCCTAGAGGAAGCTTGGAGAGCCATCTTTTTAGACGTATATTTTTGTGTAATATAACAAATATTTAGTTTGTTCTGAAGCATATGGACTGTTCAATATGATTCGGGTCAATGGTTTTTTGCAGGTGGTCCGCAGGCACTTACATGGGAAATAAGGATGAAAGTGGCAGTAGGTGCAGCTAAAGGGCTTACTTTTCTTCATGAAGCAAAGTCACAAGTCATATATAGAGACTTCAGATCTGCTAAGATTCTACTCGACGCTGTAATTAGACCAGACTCTCTATTCAACCACTTTTTTTGGGATTGGTTCTCTTTCACTCTTAACAGTTTGAGATTGTGTCTGAATGCAGGACTACAATGCCAAGCTTTCGTATATCGGTCTGGCTAATGCAGGTCCTACTCGAGATTATGATACACATGTAGCTACAGTTTTCATGGGTGTTCATGGATATGCAGCTCCTGAATATATCGCCACAGGTTTGTTCTGTAAACTCAGTTTACATGGTACTAAACTAGTAAACTAGACTAAACCACGAACCCAAATCTCTAGTTTTCTATCACTTTCTGAAATCTCATTTTCATCATCTACAGGTGAACTGACGGCAAAGAGTGATGTGTACAGTTTCGGCGTGGTCCTACTTGAACTAATATCAGGACGACATGCCATGGACTATTCAAATAATGGAGTCAGATGTAGTCTTGTGGACTGGGCTAAACCGAACCTTGGCAATAAGCGGAAGCTTTTTAGCATAATGGACACGAAACTAGGCGGGCAATATCCACAAAAGGGAGCTTACACAGTTGCTACTCTCGCTTTGCTGTGCTTAAACCCCGAGGCAAAGGTCAGGCCTAAAATGTCAGCGGTTTTAGTCACATTAGAAAAGCTAGAATCCGCTGCTAAACCAGGAACAAAATACACTCAAACGGAATCTCTTctagtccttcgcaaagtcttccaaaacaccgccgAACGAAACgtgggaaaactcggagcaaactgggaaggaccctataaacTCAAAAAAATTGTCCGACCAGGCTCCTACGAAATTGCaaacatgcaaggcataaaaattccgaggacctggaacgcgatgcatctcaaaaaatactatcactgaccaactcgcaatcaccgaactacgagacggcttgatctccataagaagtacgtaggcagtttgtcaaaAGACAAATTCATCTGTCCCCCCCTCAtcaaaaaaaggggggggggggaggggagtggatacgtatactcgtatactcttaAACTCGAAAACATCCGACCAAGCCTTCGATGTTTCCGACATATTTCGACCAAGCAAAATCACCTTCTATCCGCAAAACATTTTCgaatttcgaaaataaatcaGTCGTTGGGAAGAAGCTGTCgttggcatcgcgagacgtcgcgagaGATGCATCAAGGAttacttcttccgaacgacGAAAACAGACACTCCGTCAAAAAATGATGAATATTTTAACACATATCTCACGCAAAAACTCTAAACAACGGCATTCGCCGCCAAGTtcgatgctgatcacatcgaactctcgaacgtcctaaacagacatagccatcttacaaagatgactctcgtacatctgacacaaggataatagcgctataaaagaaacccaaaattttggtccagcacttccggttggcttaaaaattgtctccggagagatgctcgattcgtatctaacaagtcatataagccgagaacctatcgcggactttaaatcagtACGAATCAGGTCAAAATCGCGACAGATAAAACGATAGTCGGCTAGTCACCGCAAAAAATCTTAAACCggaagtaaacctaggtcttgccctaaacccagcgcactggtctctaacatctcaaggcatgatatccaaaagatacgagatcccaaaaccatgcctctatgtttatgttcgacatcttcagatatcccgcgaagtTGATGCCTCTCGGAAAAACTCccgaaacagatctcgaacaaaacatttcacatcgaaaaaggatatgagacgacaactcatcacccttcTTCCACACCATACGTAAGCTTATGAAAAACGCAACTCGACCATCTTGTCATAAAAGCCGCAGAGCGgcggggattcaaagccacacacggccagtcccgaaactagaaataaggccatttaaggccgaaacatcaaaacataaaaaaaaaaaaaatctcccgcaagagatctaaccaaagtcatcctcagagctcacgctccctcttcacccgtcACTTCATCTAAACCTGGAGCCGCGTCACCCCCGAGTACCGGATCCTTCCCCTCAGGGCCTTCTGAACATATCGGAAGGAGGCACGCCGATTTAAGATCAGCtaggatgagatcgaaatctccatccacgactgccaaatctcccttgcagccggacagtcgggcctcttcggcctctaaggtCGGAGGGGTCTTACTTCGGAACAactgaaccacggccatcccgccctcgatCGTCGCCAAAGCTAAATCCCTGTTCCGAATGCACTCGAGAGAGCCCAGAAAGGCGGAGATCTTCGCCAAGTGAGCTTGGAACTCAGAACTAAGAGCGTCCTTGGCCTCCTGGATCCTGCGGCTCACTAATCCTGCATCATTCTCAATCTGACGCTGAAAACGACAGACCTCCaaagatttggccttcctggccttcttctccttgagCAACGAACTCGCCATCTTCCtgaggtccctctcgagctcccctatcgcgatctcaagtttcgacactttcacggagtgagaaCCCTTGACGGCCGTCAGCATGGCCTTGGTTTCGGACCATCTACCCTGAAGTTCCAACAACTCCCCAGCAAGACGACTGGTCTTagaaccgcactcgctgatcatccgATCGATCAACGACACGAACTGCGAAACGAAAAGAAAGTTAGAGATTCTTTGTCTTTTGGAAAAATACAACGATCAAGAAAGTGagtgagcgacaaacctttccgcgaagcctcgacgctatgctcgagcctccttgctgcgaagattccccgtcatcgcccttggtaaacttcctcttccggcccttaggctgagtAACCGGAACAGCACTAGGAGCGTACATCGCTAGAACGATCTCCTTCCTGGCAGGAGGAGGCAACATAGAGTCAGCGGGCCTCCCCTTATCTTCGACgagaatcggagtcgtggacgatccagTAGGTAAAGCCGAAGCATCCGGAACAGCCGAGCCTGCGAGAGTTCCCGTATCTCGCGGAGTTTCGTCCTCGGTCCCATGATCCGGAGCAACGGCCAGTGCAGGAGAGGATGGTAACTCGGCGCCAGCCCGCACCttttctttctcggcttggcgacgaactaatttctctcgaaaggagagatgaTCGGCAACACAAGACGGCGCTTCGATCTGAGAAATCGGAATCGGCGCCGGAGACGTAGCCTCGCCCATCTCCACATCAGAACTTCGCTTGTcaccatgggaagaagacatgttaaaaataagggatttggagctagagagtTTTGGAGGCTTGGAGAAGGAAATgtgtgaagcaaatgaatgacaagagctcactacttatagaaatggggactcaaaattttatattttttaaataaaagttttctCGAGAATTCTCTTCCGCGGAATTTGAAGTAAACTTCGTTTAATACGCCCAACTTCGCCAAAATCGTTAAACCGCCCGCAAGAGTCCcgactctaacgagctggggggggctaactgttggggtcgaaaacggttacgacgaagttaacgtccaaatccctgaagaagaaaaacgtaggaaatatcttcgacaaatactttttcgaaatagattcttctttacgaaaactTTTACGGAAGAGACtcgaatcatcggacaagaactcgagaaggatcgctacgtagcgaccaaacgcccattccgctcggtcgctacgtagcgaccgagctcgaaccaaagttcggtcgctacgtagcgaccgagttcttccaaaacgtcgatacgacatcagtccatgcactctcgtctacccttcgatgctatctcccgaataccgtagcgaacccgtCTCAcattccccgccatttctaagttatcaatcaaactttaccgttaaaaccgcggaaagttcattctttatcgaaagaagccgtaataaacgtttcgagtcggaagacggcccaaagggacctaagacatgaatCGAGGCCcgacttacgatttcttaaccaacagcccgtaaaccgcatgtcagtttacgcttggttcgcaagggaagataaatgtcaagtttccgcggataaatacgaaatttggaagataattacgaagatcagacaaaatggaatatctcaatttttatgctatggcggcttaagagaagaagaggaaaagcgtaaaccgaccttggagccagtatataagggatcctaggcgagaggcatgaaaatgactttctcagagcaaacttagcacttagagcaattaggcatatttccgtttttgttattcgagctgcgactcaactaggttattgccgtcttagggttttagaactaggaatctcgccgacagctctcgtagcccagactcttaccttgttgtaacgctcaaacgcgaattcagaataagatctactttgctctgttttcgatttcttatactttatcgttgtcattattgtgttctgattgcttggcgtgtggtattaacagatatccgagacctctgagaaattagagttttcctagtttccttatttaaacggaaatcgacagtgcgaatttcggtttccACATCTCTAACATACATACATAACCACCCTTTCTTATTCACGGATTTATGACCACCACATCTTCTTCGATTTGCTTCATCCCAAAATGCAccgtttaatttattaaaaaaaagttattttaattGCAACCAATAATAAACGTAGTTGTCTCATCCttgaaaatacattattttacttatataaaatgaggGTTATTTACATCCACAATATTTCACAGCTGTCAAGATAAGCTGTCAAGATAAAATGTCTCTTCCACACAAAGTGTTATTTTAGCGCAAACAAAAAACGAATTATATCCGTTAATGTAAGCTTCTCTTTGGTATAAGCTGACTTCTATTGAGCGGATATAAAACCATGATTATTGGGGATTCTTAGGGTGATATTCTTATCgtaatataagaacccgtctcttaaattttaactacgaaagctaagaaccggctcttaaataaaagttttaagaatCAGTTTTTAGCTTTTGTAGTTAAAAGTTTAGAGacggattcttatatttttctaaaaagttcATCCTAAGAACCCCCAGTAATCACGCCGCACCCAGTAATCATGCCGCAAGAGATTTCGTGATTATTACTGGATACAAGTAACTTGATCACATTctctaatatatcaaatataataacATTCCCGATGgagtaatataataatttacatggttattttttttggtcaactttACAAGGTTACTTCTATAGCGAATTCTGAAGAAAATAAATGTCAAATTGCTGTCCACATGCGcctaataaattaacaatattgaATATGCACGTCTTTCAGTTGTCCGGTCAACAGTAATGTGAATATAGATCGAGTCGTTTCTTGGGTCAATGCATGGCAATGGATATCCACATTTAAGATCTAAGAAAAcactaaacaaataatttttgcAAGACCGTTTAACTGCGGATTTGGTTATTCATGCGTTGATGATAAATTGATAATATGATACGAGATAACCTCTTCTTTTGTTACTCACAAATTGCTACTCAAACTAACCTCTTCTTTTGTTGAAATACTCGGTATAACTCACGCATTCGTGTACAAACCAGTGCAGACGAAGTAACACGAATATCTCTAATGACGATAATCTTGGGCCATATGCACAACACTTTAGTAAATGAGACACATGCAACAAAAGTCTAACCCACTTATTGTCTTGATATTTCATGATTTGAAAATGTACGTCAAAACTTCTGAAACATAATTAATTTGTTGTTCGAAAACTGGGACAAATAACtccaaaataaaaacgaattcgAGGGGAATCCCACTGATTATCGACCAAACCGTAAGTATTATTGTAAAATCTCCATTAGagtcattattaaaaaaaaaaaagttagccATCAGAGTTTCAACGATATAGGCAGTCCGCCACCTTTATTGTCCcccaataaaaataatattttggtcGTCAAGGAAGACCATATTTGgttgaaaaaaaacaacaagCAAGACTGACAAATTCCGATTTTGTTACGTCAACAAAGTAAAAATAGaactttctttttctgtttattCCATGACTCCTATAAGTTGAGATTAATGAAAAACATATACAGAACAATATGTAACTGTAGTACACGATTTAATGAGTCAAGGATAACCTTTTGTagtataaaatttcaaatacatAGTAGAAAAATCTATgagtaatattttaaatattttttagcttattgattttattttgtgttttcatttagtatatatataatatatgtacatatatctcaaaattaaatttttagtgTATCCTCCACTCGCAAGCACAATTTTAAACATGGTTGATTgttctttttttccaaattttttttttgttgaatgttCTAATTAATCCTGACTGCTAAAAACGGAAGAAGATAACTAGATAATGAGATGGGAACAAGACTTTTCTTTGCCGgcgaccaccaccaccactttcTCTTCTTGTAATAATTACCACTCAGTTACTGGAAAATAGTTCTTCATACTATTAATAACGGTCGTGGACGTAGTGGCGTGAGCATGAGGCAACCCGAACTAATAAAGTCTTCTGTCCCATGGCTGCTAggtcataaataaaaaaaagcgaATCTGGGACTCACTCACATTCGAAAATAAGAAACTTGACTAAATTATTATTGTGAGTATAAAACAAAAGCACACGGCGACTTTGtattattgatttgttttgcttATGATTCCTATATCCTTCTTCCACCTTCCTTCGTCCTTCCTCTCTCCCTTTTATTgttgtttaatattttcgttATATTAGCAGACATTACACCGCCGAAACTCTCTGTAGTTGCTACTTTGACGCTCTGTTTTTGTCCTGATCATCTGTTTGCTTGTTCCACAAGAACACGAGCTTTGTCTGCCCTAGAATTTCAAGCAGCTTTTATTTCTctaaactagttttttttttttttaaacaatctgAAATGGGTAATTGCTTAGATTCGTCAGCTAAAGTGGATAACAGCAGCCATAATTCTGGTAAATACTTCCTCTAAAGCCTTTTTGAATTTCTCTGGTATTACTTGTATTGATGTTTAATCGATCATTTGTATAGCTTCCTCAGCCTCAAAAGTTTCGAGCAACACAAGCCGTTCCACAGTTCCTTTAAGCACAAGTTCTTACAGCACGGGGAACAGTAGTTTAGGATCATTACCGACGCATCACAGGACAGAAGGAGAGATACTTTCATCTCCAAACCTAAAGGCTTTCTCTTTCAACGAACTAAAGAACGCAACTAAGAACTTTCGTCCTGATAGTCTACTAGGAGAAGGAGGTTTCGGTTGTGTATTCAAAGGATGGATTGATGAAACAACTCTCACTGCTTCACGACCTGGTTCAGGTATCGTTGTTGCTGTTAAGAAGCTTAAGCCTGAAGGCTTTCAAGGTCATAAAGAGTGGTTGGTAAGCCCCGATTTTTGTGATTGATGTGTGTCTATCTTTTATCATTGCTGACGTTGAGATTTTGCTTTTCTTTTCAGACTGAAGTGAACTATCTTGGTCAACTTATTCACCCGAATCTTGTATTACTAATTGGATACTGCTCAGAAGGCCAAAACCGGCTTCTTGTATATGAGTTCATGCCTAAAGGAAGCTTGGAGAATCATCTTTTTAGACGTACGTTTTGCTGTAATATAACTAATCTTTACTTTGATTTGAAGTATATGCTTTAATCTGGTTTCTTGCAGGTGGGGCGCAGCCACTTACATGGGCAATAAGGATGAAAGTGGCAGTAGGTGCAGCTAAAGGTCTAACGTTTCTTCATGAAGCAAAGTCACAAGTTATATATAGAGACTTCAAAGCTGCTAACATTCTACTCGACGCTGTAAATAGACCAGACTCTCTCTTCAACCAATTTTTTGGGATTGATTCTCTTTGACTCTCTTAACCGTTTTGAGATTTGTGTCTAAAATGCAGGAGTTCAATGCTAAGCTTTCGGATTTCGGTTTAGCGAAAGCAGGTCCTACTG
This region of Brassica napus cultivar Da-Ae chromosome C5, Da-Ae, whole genome shotgun sequence genomic DNA includes:
- the LOC106398417 gene encoding probable serine/threonine-protein kinase PBL2; protein product: MYWREHDATGYNSNFHKSPVLGCTGVSMTQPDITRISSNRAHSTVPSGISSLGSLPTHHRTEGEILSSPNLKAFSFNELKNATKNFRPDSVLGEGDFGCVFKGWIDETTLTASRPGSGIAVAIKNLKPDGFQGRKDWLTEVNNLGQLSHPNLVLLIGYCTEGENLLLVHEFMPRGSLESHLFRRGPQALTWEIRMKVAVGAAKGLTFLHEAKSQVIYRDFRSAKILLDADYNAKLSYIGLANAGPTRDYDTHVATVFMGVHGYAAPEYIATGLFCKLSLHGTKLVN
- the LOC106400778 gene encoding probable serine/threonine-protein kinase PBL2 gives rise to the protein MGNCLDSSAKVDNSSHNSASSASKVSSNTSRSTVPLSTSSYSTGNSSLGSLPTHHRTEGEILSSPNLKAFSFNELKNATKNFRPDSLLGEGGFGCVFKGWIDETTLTASRPGSGIVVAVKKLKPEGFQGHKEWLTEVNYLGQLIHPNLVLLIGYCSEGQNRLLVYEFMPKGSLENHLFRRGAQPLTWAIRMKVAVGAAKGLTFLHEAKSQVIYRDFKAANILLDAEFNAKLSDFGLAKAGPTGDATHVSTNVIGTHGYAAPEYVATGRLTVKSDVYSFGVVLLELISGRRAMDTSNGGVEYSLVDWAKPYLDDKRKLFRIMDTKLGGQYPQKGAYAAATLALQCLNPEAKLRPKMSVVLSTLEQLEAAAKPGTKHTESPRARYSSAIMQKSPVRYSQDRPLLNVTPGASPLPSYSRSPRVR